One Tetrapisispora phaffii CBS 4417 chromosome 2, complete genome genomic region harbors:
- the TPHA0B03550 gene encoding uncharacterized protein (similar to Saccharomyces cerevisiae GSY1 (YFR015C) and GSY2 (YLR258W); ancestral locus Anc_1.375): MPRGIKNHLLFEIATEVANRVGGIYSVLKSKTPVTVQQYHDKYHLIGPLNFDTYQNEVETIDIYDINNFISKDSSDSNNSDEDPDGLLAVRDTLISMKEKNVNFVYGRWLIEGAPRVILFDLNSLQGYLNDWKSDIWNLVGIPTPESDLETNNAVLLGYAVVWFLGELVTRDSTHAIIAHFHEWLAGIALPLCRKKRIDVVTIFTTHATILGRYLCASGETDFYNTLQDIDVDHEAGKFGIYHRYCIERAAAHTADVFTTVSQITAFEAEHLLKRKPDGILPNGLNVTKFQAVHEFQNLHAVKKEKINDFVQGHFHGCYDFNLDDTLYFFIAGRYEYKNKGADMYIEALARLNYRLKVSGSKKTVVAFIIMPAKTNSFTVEALRSQAVVKSLENTVNEVTKLISRRIFDHAMKYPHFGINNEIPTDLNELLHDSDKVLLKRRVLALRRPYGQLPPVVTHNMCDDDADPILNKIRHVQLFNNQSDRVKVIFHPEFLNANNPILGLDYDEFVRGCHLGVFPSYYEPWGYTPAECTVMGVPSITTNLSGFGAYMEDLIERDQAKDYGIYIVDRRFKNPDESVEQLVDYMEEFVKKNRRQRINQRNRTERLSDILDWKRMGLEYIKARQLALYRAYPDVFKQYATANGEEDNINDTDMYSMAGDKKIKIKRSLSVPGSPTDFRLRSGSITPSTVYMTPGDLGTLQDAVNADDYFVLSNDKEFDDDEA, translated from the coding sequence ATGCCTCGTGGAATTAAAAATCATTTACTGTTCGAAATTGCAACTGAAGTAGCTAATAGAGTCGGTGGTATTTATTctgttttaaaatcaaaaacaCCAGTAACTGTTCAACAATATCATGACAAATACCATTTAATAGGacctttaaattttgatacGTATCAAAATGAAGTCGAAACTATAGATATTTATGAcatcaataatttcatctcAAAAGATAGCTCtgattcaaataatagTGATGAAGATCCAGATGGATTATTAGCAGTTAGGGACACTTTGATCTCcatgaaagaaaaaaatgttaatttCGTCTATGGTAGATGGTTAATTGAAGGTGCTCCTCGTGTAATTTTATTCgatttgaattcattacAAGGATATCTAAATGATTGGAAATCTGATATTTGGAATTTAGTCGGTATTCCAACACCTGAAAGCGATCTTGAGACTAATAACGCAGTGTTATTAGGGTATGCTGTAGTCTGGTTTTTAGGCGAATTGGTCACTAGAGACTCAACTCATGCTATTATAGCCCATTTCCACGAATGGCTAGCAGGTATTGCTTTGCCTTTATGTAGAAAGAAGAGAATTGACGTAGTTACAATTTTTACTACTCATGCAACAATTTTAGGAAGATATTTATGTGCTTCTGGTGAAACtgatttttataatacTTTACAAGACATTGATGTAGATCATGAAGCAGGTAAATTTGGTATTTATCATCGTTACTGTATCGAGAGAGCCGCTGCACACACTGCTGACGTCTTCACGACTGTGTCTCAAATAACAGCATTTGAAGCGGAACATTTATTGAAGAGAAAACCTGATGGTATTTTACCAAATGGTTTAAATGTTACAAAATTCCAAGCTGTTCATGAATTCCAAAATTTACATGCTgtcaaaaaagaaaaaatcaatgATTTTGTCCAAGGTCATTTCCATGGTTGTTATGACTTCAACTTAGATGACACCTTGTACTTCTTTATCGCTGGCAgatatgaatataaaaataaggGTGCTGACATGTATATTGAGGCCTTAGCAAGATTAAATTATAGATTAAAAGTTTCTGGTTCTAAAAAGACTGTCGTTGCTTTTATTATCATGCCAGCAAAAACTAATTCCTTTACTGTCGAGGCATTAAGATCACAAGCAGTTGTAAAATCATTGGAAAATACAGTAAATGAAGTGACGAAGTTAATCAGCAGGAGGATTTTTGACCATGCAATGAAGTATCCACATTTTGGTATCAACAATGAAATCCCAACAGATTTGAATGAGCTGTTACACGACAGTGACAAAGTTCTATTAAAGAGACGTGTCTTAGCTTTAAGAAGACCTTATGGACAATTGCCTCCAGTCGTTACTCACAATATGTGCGATGATGATGCCGACccaattttaaataaaatcagaCATGTTCAGCTTTTTAACAATCAATCAGATCGTGTGAAAGTTATATTCCACCCAGAATTCTTAAATGCTAACAACCCAATCTTAGGTTTGGATTATGACGAATTCGTTCGCGGTTGTCATTTAGGTGTATTTCCTTCCTATTACGAACCTTGGGGTTACACTCCTGCAGAATGTACTGTCATGGGTGTTCCATCAATCACTACAAATCTATCCGGTTTTGGTGCTTATATGGAAGATTTAATTGAGAGAGACCAAGCTAAAGATTATGGTATTTATATTGTCGACCGTCGTTTCAAAAATCCAGATGAAAGTGTTGAGCAGTTAGTCGACTATATGGAAGAATTTGTTAAGAAAAATAGAAGACAAAGAATTAATCAAAGAAACAGAACTGAAAGATTATCTGATATATTAGATTGGAAGAGAATGGGTttagaatatattaaagctCGCCAACTTGCATTATACAGAGCTTACCCAGATGTTTTCAAGCAATATGCAACCGCTAATGGtgaagaagataatattaatgacACTGATATGTATTCCATGGCCGgagataaaaaaataaaaatcaaaagaTCTCTAAGTGTACCAGGATCACCAACAGATTTCCGCTTAAGATCAGGTAGCATAACACCATCAACTGTTTATATGACTCCTGGTGATTTAGGAACCTTGCAAGATGCAGTCAATGCCGATGACTACTTTGTTTTGAGTAACGATAAGgaatttgatgatgatgaagcTTAA
- the TPHA0B03560 gene encoding glutaredoxin — translation MSAPTAQSVKELIAAKPIFVAAKSYCPYCQASKSTLFKELNVPADKATVLDLDQMQDGQAIQAILAELTQQNTVPNIFINGKHIGGNSDLQALKNNGELQKLVAAL, via the coding sequence atgtctGCTCCAACTGCCCAATCTGTCAAAGAATTAATTGCCGCCAAGCCTATCTTCGTCGCCGCCAAGTCATATTGTCCATACTGTCAAGCTTCTAAGAGCACTTTGTTCAAGGAGTTAAACGTGCCAGCTGACAAGGCTACTGTTTTGGACTTGGACCAAATGCAAGATGGTCAAGCCATTCAAGCCATCTTAGCTGAACTAACACAACAAAACACCGTTCCAAACATCTTCATAAACGGTAAGCACATCGGTGGTAACTCTGATTTACAAGCTTTAAAGAACAATGGTGAATTACAAAAGCTTGTTGCCGCTTTATAA